One window of Trichoderma breve strain T069 chromosome 3, whole genome shotgun sequence genomic DNA carries:
- a CDS encoding haloacid dehalogenase-like hydrolase domain-containing protein, translating into MGSQPDYSLPTQEISFSGFLFDMDGTIIDSTPAVVKHWHKGKSVGEEIGVAPEVILETSHGRRSIDILKILAPEKANWEYVTKMEGELPKLYADDVVEIPGARPLLDSIISYSFPWAIVTSGTQPLVRGWLKRLSLGTPEHLVSAESVENGKPDPTCYLIGLEKLGLQDKAGEVLVLEDSPAGIKAGKAAGCKVLGLVTSHTVEQVVAAEPDWVVKDLDSVRVVRQEDGKMTLEFSNALRF; encoded by the exons ATGGGTTCTCAGCCAGATTACAGCCTCCCCACGCAGGAGATCTCATTTTCCGGATTCCTGTTTGACATGGATGGAACCATTATCGACTCTACCCCGGCTGTTGTCAAACACTGGCATAA GGGGAAAAGTGTCGGTGAAGAAATCGGGGTTGCACCTGAAGTCATCCTGGAGACGTCTCATGGCCGCCGCAGTATAGATATCCTGAAGATCCTTGCCCCTGAGAAGGCCAACTGGGAAT ATGTGACAAAGATGGAAGGCGAGCTGCCCAAGCTGTACGCCGATGACGTCGTGGAGATCCCCGGCGCCCGGCCTCTTCTCGACTCCATCATTTCTTATTCCTTTCCTTGGGCCATCGTGACGTCCGGTACCCAGCCCCTAGTCAGAGGCTGGCTCAAGCGACTGTCCCTCGGCACACCTGAGCATCTCGTCTCCGCCGAGTCCGTCGAGAACGGCAAACCCGACCCGACATGCTATCTCATCGGCCTCGAGAAGCTCGGGCTGCAAGATAAGGCCGGGGAGGTCCTTGTCCTCGAGGATAGCCCAGCAGGCATCAAGGCCGGCAAGGCGGCGGGGTGCAAAGTCCTTGGCTTGGTAACGAGCCACACTGTGGAACAGGTTGTGGCGGCCGAGCCCGACTGGGTGGTGAAGGATCTCGACAGCGTGAGGGTGGTGAGACAGGAGGACGGCAAGATGACGCTTGAGTTCTCCAACGCGCTGCGCTTTTGA